TGGTCCCTGGCCGGGGAATCACTAACAACCTATCTCCTTGTGCTTGATGCTCCTTAGTACTAGGACCATAGGTCAGCAGCTTGGTTAGAACAGTTTGTTCTTTAACAGATAATGGCTCTGCTAAATCCACCAAATGGATATATTCTGCATAAATATCAGTTGTTTCCGGATGAAGCTGGTTTAGCTTTTGCAGCAGTTTCTGACGACGAAAGTCGGATAGTGCAGGGGTTCCACGCAACTCAAGCATTCTAGGACCTCTGAGTGAGCGATGAGGGTTGAAAATCGGGCGTATCATACTTTATCTGACCTCAAGCAGCTACTTGTCTAATAGGTCAACACTACTCCCGATTTTCCAATTGTAGATAAGTTAACCCGGATGTTTTATGAATTTGCATAAAAATTGCGCCGAGCCCCTGTTTAAAAGTACATGGGGCTTTTACAGATAAATTCTCTTGGCCACACGTATCAAGGAATACGGGTAATCAAGAGAGTTGTTTCTGTGGAAGTAATGAGCAAGCAAGGTTATGCACAACTTTATGAAACATGCAGGTTCAAGTATGATGGCCGAAAAATTGTGATGTACATCATGCAAGTATTTTATTTAACCGAATGACTGGTTGTTTATCAAACAATACAACAGCAAGATTTTTGCTGACTTTTTTTGTTTGTCTGTTGCTTTCAGGTTGCGAACAACCCACCTCATTGCAACAAGTTAAACGACAAAAAGAGTTGATTATTGTCACGCGCAATAGCCCGACCACTTATTATCAAGGCAAAGAGACGCCTACCGGCTTTGAATATGAGTTAGCCAAACGTTTTGCCAAAGAACTTGGCGTAAAGTTAAAAATCATCACGGCCAACTCACTACCAGATATTTTTAATGCACTTACTGATAATGGTGCTGCACAACGAATAAGCCTAGCAGCTGCTGGACTAGCAGTTACTGATCAGCGACAACAGCAAGTGCGCTTTAGTCAACCCTACATGGATGTTAATCAGCAGCTAATTTATAACGCTAAACTTAAGCACCCTAAATCTTTTGCCGACCTAACTTCTGGTAAGTTTGTTGTACTCGCAGGTTCAAGCCATGCTGAACGCCTTAAGCGGTACAGCGACCAAATCCCTATTCCTTGGGAAACTACTGAAGTACACGAAAATATTGATCTGTTAAGAATGGTTAATGATGGCGAGATTGACTACACCGTTGTCGACTCCAATGAGCTCGCTATGAATTATATTTATTTTCCCAATATCCGAGTCGGCTTTGACCTTGCTCCCAGCGATAAACTGGCTTGGGCATTTCCTAATAGTGTTGATGCCAGTTTAATTAACCGGGCTAATTTGTTTTTTACCAAAATTAAAGCAAATGGCACCTTAGCTCACCTTTATGAGCGTTTTTATGGTCATGTCGAGCAAGTGAGTTACGTAGGGGTTAAAACCTTTACCAAACAAATGAAAAAGCGATTACCTAAATACCGTGACTACTTTGAGTACGCAGCCGAAGAATATGACATGGATTGGCGGTTACTCGCCTCAATTGGTTATCAGGAATCCCATTGGCGACCAAAAGCCAAGTCACCCACAGGGGTGAGAGGTCTAATGATGTTAACCCGTGCAACTGCCAAAGAAATGGGAGTTTCAAACCGATTAAATCCCAAACAAAGTATTATTGGTGGAAGCCGCTACTTTAAAAAAATCAAAGCCCGGATTAATGAAGATATTAAAGAGCCAGACCGAACTTGGATGGCACTGGCTGCATATAATGTAGGCTATGGCCATTTACAGGATGCAAGAAAGTTAACTGAAAAGCGTGGTGGCGATCCAAACAAATGGGTAGATGTAAAGGAAAGCTTACCGCTGCTTTCCAAAAAACAGTGGTATCAACAAACCAAATATGGCTATGCAAGAGGCTATGAGCCAGTGCTATATGTACAGAACATTCGCCGCTACTACGACTTGCTACAGTGGTTCACGGTACCGCAAATCGAAAACCTGCCCGTTGCTAAAAGTGATCACTCCCCTGGGGTAAAAGACGGTTAAGTATTATTTGTCTTTTTGCTGCTTAATCTGTTTATGTGCTTGACGACGCAACTTAAAAAAATTAGACAACTGTTGTCCACACTCTGAAGCTAATACGCCTCCTGTCACCTCAACCGTATGGTTCATCTGAGGCTGGCTAAATACATCAGTTACACTACCAGCAGCACCGGCTTTAGGCTCATAAGCACCGAACACCAACCGCTTAACCCGACTATGAATAATGGCGCCTGCACACATGGTACAAGGCTCCAATGTGACATAAAGATCACAATCAATAAGACGATAGTTATGTAAATGCTGGGCAGCTGCCATTAAAGCCATAATTTCAGCATGGGCGACTGGGTTATGACTACTGATTGGCTGGTTAAAGCCTGATCCTATTATTTGGCCTTGATATACAACAATTGCCCCTACAGGTACTTCACCAGCACTTTCCCCTTGCTTGGCTAGCTTGATGGCATGATGCATCCAGTTAATATCAGCTTGATTATGACTACTTGCCACTGTCATTATTTGGTCTCTAGTGATTTTACCTAGGCTACACTAAGAAAAGATAACCCTATTAGTGAATAGAATTTTCCAGCCAAGGAACAGGCAATGGAAAAAAACAACCAACCTTCGATTAAAGCTCTCAAACGCTTTACTAGCTTTGAAAAGCTCAACAATCAGCAACTGATACTCATTGCTGCCGCTTGCGAACAACTGTCAATTGGGCCTAAAAAAGTTTTGTTTAATATTGGTGAAACCGACGACAAAGAATATTACCTACTGAGTGGAACCATAAAACTGACTGCCGCCGATGGCATCAGTAAAACTATTGTAGCGAATACCAAAGAAGCAACGACACCACTGGCAAGACTTAAGCCTAGGCTGTTTAAAGGAGAAGCCTCCGAAAAAAGCCAGCTATTAGTGTTTGACCAAAGCCGACTTGATCAGTTTTTAAGTGATACCAAAATGTCTTTAAGTTCACTGATTCATGAAGATGAAGAAGATGAACTGTCTTTCTTTGATAAATTTTCTGACGATCTAGCCGAAAACAGACTGCAACTGCCTTCATTACCTCAAGTTACCATTGCAGTAAAAGAAGAACTTCAACAAAGCAATAACCATCTCAAGGACATCACTAATATTCTAAAGCAAGACCCGATTATTGCTGCCAAAGTCCTAGCCGCTGCTAACAGCCCTCTTTTTAGGGGGATAGCCCCTTGTGATACACTTTCTGGTGCAATTTCCCGGCTAGGCACCCAAGTTACTGAGCAACTGGTGATTGCTGTTAGTCTACAAGAATTATTACAAGTCAAAAACCGTCTGCTACAGGGAAAAATTAATGAGTTTTGGCGGGAAAGTGTAGAAGTGGCCTGTTTAAGTCATGCTTTAGCTAAACATAGTAGCCAATTTAATCCTGAAAAAGCACTATTAGTTGGCCTGGTACACAACATTGGTTTTATTCCTATTGTGCTATATGCAGACAATGCAGATAAGGAATGCTCTATTGCTGAGCTAAATGAGCTTAACCGCGAATATGGCCGACGAATGACCCAGGCCATTTTGCATAAGTGGAATTTTCCCACTGATATTACCGAAGCAGTCTTACACAGCCATGACTGGTATTATGTCAGCAGCCGACCGGAAGATTACAGTAACCTATTAATAATGGCACAGTTACACTATGCAATGTTTAACCGTAAACACTTTTCTAGTATTCCCCGCATTAGCCTGATACCTGCCTCAAAATATATTGGTATTAGTGAATTCAACCCTCAATTTAGCCTACAAGTTAAAAGAGAAGCCGATAAAAGCATGGAGAGTTTTAGCGCTTTAATGACCAAAAATTAATCTACAGCCACTCAAAACCAGCATCTGTGTGAAGCAACAAATTTGATGGTTAGTATGGAATAACTGGTTATGGAAAATAAGAATAAAAATCATTACTATTAACAAAACCCAAGACAGGTGAGTTATGACTGAGTTTCGTATTGAAAAAGACAGTATGGGTGAGCTACAGGTTCCTGCTAACGCCCTGTATGCAGCACAAACACAACGGGCGATTAACAACTTTCCCATCAGCAACCTAGCAATGCCAGCCTTATTTATTAGAGCATTAGCTCTAGTCAAAAAAGCCGCTGCATTAACCAATATCGAACTAGGCCTGTTAGCAAAACCTATTGGCGAAGCTATTGCTGATGCCGCTCAACAAATCAGTCATGGTCAACACCTCGACCAATTTCCTGTTGATGTTTTCCAAACAGGCTCTGGCACCAGCAGTAATATGAATATGAATGAAGTATTGGCTACCTTAGCCAGCCAGAAACTGAATGAAACTGTCAGCCCTAATGACCATGTGAATATGGGGCAAAGTAGTAATGATGTAATTCCAACTGCCATTCATGTCAGTGCCTCAATTGGCCTAAAAGAACAACTATTACCAGCACTAAATCATTTAAAGAAATGTTTAACCAACAAAGCTAACCAGTTGACTGAATATACCAAGACTGGGCGTACCCATTTAATGGATGCTATGCCTGTTTCCATGAAACAAGAACTAGATGGCTGGGCCTTACAAGTTGCCAACGGTATTGATCGACTAGAAACAACTCTGCCGCGACTCCACAAATTGGCACAAGGTGGTACTGCTGTAGGCACTGGGATTAACGCCCACCCCGAATTTGCTAGTAAAATGGCTGCCCGGTTAGGTGTTGAGACTGGCTTGGCTCTAGAACCCAATGATAATTTCTTCGAAAGTTTAAGCAGCCAAGATGCTGCAGCAGAGTTATCCGGTCAATTAAAAACTGTTGCCGTTAGCCTGATGAAAATTGCTAACGATTTACGTTGGATGAACAGTGGTCCACTAGCTGGTTTGGGTGAAATTGAATTACCCGCATTACAGCCCGGCAGTAGCATTATGCCTGGTAAAGTAAACCCGGTCATTCCAGAAGCTGTTGCTATGATTGCAGCCCAAGTGATCGGAAATGACAGCACAATTACCGTTGGTGCACAATCAGGTAATTTCCAGTTAAACGTCATGCTACCCGTAATTGCCTATAACTTATTGCAAAGTATTGAGTTACTGGCAAATGGAGCCACCGTACTGGCAGATAAAGCGATTAAGGGCTTTAAAGTACGTGAAGATAATTTGAAAGAGCCTTTGGCCAAAAACCCCATTTTAGTCACGGCTTTAAATCCTATTATCGGCTATTTAAAAGCTGCTGAAATTGCTAAAAAAGCTTATCAGGAAAGCCGTCCAATTATTGATGTGGCAGAAGAGTCTACAGATTTAAGTCGTGAAGAGTTAATGAAGTTACTCGACCCAGCTAAACTTACAGAGGGTGGTATTCAAGGGTAGCTTTCTTTCTATTGGGAGGTGCATTTCCTCCCCTTCTATTTCAGGCTTTTTTTCAGGCATAATGACAGTGCCTAATAAAAAAGTAAGACTTTGACCTTATGTTTAAGCCATCAACAGCACCTATTTTAATCACTGGAGGCGCCCAACGAGTTGGCTTTCACTGTGCCCAACGTTTTGCTGAGCTGGGCCAGCCAGTTATTATTAGCTACCGCCAACACCATGAGAATTTAGATAAACTCACTGACCTTGGCGTTAAATGTATTCAAGCTGATTTTTCTAGCCCAGAGCGAATACTAAATTTTATTCAGGAACTTACCAATACAGCCTCTTCTTTACGGGCTATTGTTCATAACGCGTCAAGCTGGTTGACAGAAGAAAATACCGAAATGCCACCCGAGCAGTTAATGAGCATCATGACCCAAGTGCATATGATGGCACCCTATTTAATAAACTTACACTGCAAATCATTGTTGGAAAAAGCAAAGGAAGCCACCACGGATATTATTCACATCACTGACTGTGTAGTGGCAAAAGGTAGTTACTCCCATATTGCTTATACGGCAAGTAAAGCGGGACTGGACAATATGACCCGCTCATTTGCTAAACAATATGCGCCTGATATTAAAGTGAATGCAATTGCTCCAGCGTTATTAATGTTTCACCCTGATGACCCGGCAGACTACAAGCAAAAATCGCTTAGTAAATCATTATTAGGCATTGAGCCAGGCCCAGAGGTTCTTTACGAGGCACTTTGCTTTTTGCTAGGTAACCGCTATATGACTGGACACACCCTAGCACTGGATGGTGGTAGGGCGCTTAAATAATAAAGGAGCTTCAAGAAGGCATTGCTTGTAGGTTATCCGTAGTCGCTTTTCTTCCAGCCAGCCATTTTAATGCCACCAGCATAATTACAAAAGCGACAGTTGATACTAGTAAACCAGCAATAACAGAATCAGCTACTCCCATTGCAATAAAGCCGCAGCCAGCGACTAATGCTACCGCAAGACTGTACGGCAGTTGGGTCATCACATGATCAATATGGTGACAGCCAGCACCCGTGGAAGAAAGAATAGTCGTGTCAGAAATAGGAGAACAATGATCACCAAACACAGAGCCTGCTAATACCGCCGCTAACGCTGGCAGCATTAAACTGATTTCAATAGCAGCAGCCATATCACCAGCAATAGGCAACATAATGCCAAATGTTCCCCAACTAGTTCCCGTAGCAAATGCCATTGCTCCAGCTACCACAAATAAAATAACAGGCAACAACTGAGGGCTTAACCAGCTTTCTACCAGGCTTGATAAATATAAGCCAGTTGCTAACTCCTTAATTAGTCCTGTCAGCACCCAGGCAAAAATTAAAATAATAATGGCAGAAAGCATGGACTGACATCCCTTAATAACCCCCTTTACCATTTCACTCGTTGTCAAACGCTCCTTGACTGCGATAGCCAGTGTAACGACTGTGCCCACCAAACCACCATATAACATAGCACCAGCAGGGTCACAATTTTCAAATGCACCTAGTAGAGTGACGGGTATATTATCGGCCACTAACACTTGATAGCCGGTAAACCAAACAAAAAATAACGTGGCAACTATCAAGGCAATAATCGGTAGCACCAACTGATAAACTTTACCTTCTCGCTCGTTATTAAAACTAACCGTACCCGCAGGCTTGCCCTTGGACTGATCATATAACTGACCGTTAGCTGCCATGGACTCATGATGCTTCATGGAGCCAATATCCAGTTTTAAATAAATAACCGCCAACACCATTAACAAAGCAAAAATGGCATACAAATTCATTGGAATCATTTCAACAAATGCGGTTAGTGGAGCCTGACTGCTAAGCTCGTGAGTGGCAAGCACACTGCCGATAAGTGCAATAATATAGGCTCCCCAGCTGGAAATTGGGGTAATTACAACAACAGGCGCTGCTGTCGAATCAATAATATAAGCCAGCTTTGCTCGAGAAACTTTATGCTGGTCTGTTAGTGGACGACTGGTGCTCCCCACTGCAAGGCTGTTAAAGTAATCATCAATAAAAACAATAATACCTAACAAGAAAGTAGCCAGTTGTGCTCCTTGGCCTGTCTTCACCCGCTGCCGTGCCCAACGACCAAATGCTTTGGCACCACCTAGCAGCGTTACCATACTGGTAATGACCCCAAGTAGTAGCAAAAACAGCATGATATCCACTTTACCGTGGTTAATGCTGCCAGCCTGGCCATTTTCTCCAACATCCCAAAAAATACTTAATACAGCTTTACCTAAATGCTCAATGCTGGCTAAAACAGCGCCACCATTTAATAGTAATATGCCAGCAAAAATGCCTGCTCCCAGAGAGACAAGCACTCGGCGAGTAATAATCGCTAAAGCAATCGCTACTACAGGTGGTAGTAATGACCATGCATTCGGCACGGAAAAGTCCATTAAGCAGCCCCTTAATTCAGTTTAAATTAAGCCCTGCATTATACCGAGTGACTAACAAATGAGAACCGCTTTGTTTTTACAGCATACTTCTCAGCATCCAGGCATTTTTTTCGTGCAAACGCATTCGATCTGAAATTAATCCAACTGTAGATTCATCATCTGCCTCTTGAGCAGCAGGTAATATTTCTCTAGATGTTCTTACTACTGTTTCATTGGCTTCAGCTAATAACTTCACCATCTCATTAGCCGAAGGTACACCATCAACTTCTTTTATGGCAGAAAGCTGAGCAAACTGTTTGTATGTACCAGGAGCAGGATAGCCTAAGGTACGAATTCGCTCGGCAATTTCATCCACTGCTGTCGCCAATTCAGTATATTGTTCTTCAAACATTAAATGTAAATCACGGAACTGGGGACCAGTCACATTCCAATGGAAGTTATGGGTCATTAAATACAAGGTGTAGCTATCAGCTAATAAGCGAGAAGTACTTAATGCAACCTTTTCCCGTGCTTCAGCTGAAATACCAATATTGACATCTTGTACTTGTTTCATCACGCTCTCCTCAACCATTTGCAATCTATCCAGATCATTGGTGGATAGTATAGAAGTCATCAGACATACAAGAAATTTAATTATTTTTACAGCTACAATAGATAGAACTAATAAAGGCTTAACCCATGGACTTCAAGCGCTTCCAAAAAAACGGGCTATTAAGCCCGTTTTTTGCGTATTTATTACTTTGCCGTTATTCCCACTCAATCGTCGCAGGCGGCTTGCTCGACACATCATAAGTAACTCGAGAAATACCACTAATTTCATTAATAATTCGATTAGATACTTTCTCAAGTAGCTCATAAGGTAAATGTGCCCAACGAGCAGTCATAAAGTCGATCGTTTCTACGGCACGTAAAGCAACAACGTACTCATAACGACGGCCATCACCCACTACACCAACAGACTTCACTGGTAGAAATACGGCAAATGCCTGACTGGTTTTATGATACCAGTCTGCATTATGTAACTCTTCGATAAAAATGGCATCAGCTTGGCGGAGAATATCAGCGTACTCTTTTTTCACTTCGCCTAAAATCCGCACGCCTAGTCCTGGGCCTGGGAATGGATGACGATAGACCATGTCGTAAGGTAAACCTAGCTCTAAACCTATTTTACGGACTTCATCCTTAAATAATTCACGTAGTGGCTCAACTAATTCGAAAGCCATATCTTCAGGTAGCCCACCAACATTATGATGCGATTTAATGACATGGGCTTTTCCGGTTTTGGCCCCAGCTGATTCAATAACATCGGGGTAAATAGTCCCCTGAGCTAAGAACTTTACGTCCTTTAGTTTTGTTGCTTCTTGATCAAATACTTCAATAAAAGTATTACCAATAATTTTCCGTTTTTGCTCAGGATCATTAACGCCTGTTAATTTATTTAAAAATAAATCTTCAGCATCAGCACGAATGACATTAACCCCCATGTTCTCTGCAAACATAGCCATCACCTGATCACCTTCCTGGAGGCGTAATAAGCCATTATCCACAAAGACACAGGTTAGCTGATCGCCAATAGCCTTATGTAACAGCGCAGCAACAACAGAAGAGTCAACCCCTCCAGACAACCCCAGTAGTACTTTATTATTACCGACTTGCTCCCTTACTCTATTAATTAAATCATCAATAATATTACTAGCAGTCCATAAAGGCTTACAGCCTGCGATATCTAATACAAAACGCTCTAAAATCCGCTTACCTTGTTTAGTATGAGTGACTTCTGGATGAAACTGCACGCCATAAAAGTTCTTTTCTGCATTTTCCATTGCAGCAATTGGACAACTGTCGGTTTTCGCAACTAATGTAAAGCCTTCAGGTAATTGGGTAACTTTATCCCCATGACTCATCCAAACGTCTAAAGATAAAACCCCTTCGCTGCTGACATGATCTTCTATTCCGTCAAATAGCTTTCCTGGTGCTGACAGGTCAACCTGAGCATAGCCAAACTCTTGCTTGGTAGAACAGGACACCTTTCCACCAAACTGCTCAGCCATCGTTTGCATTCCGTAACAAATACCAAGTACAGGTATATTTAACTGAAAAAGAGCTTCTGGCGCACGTGGAGAGTTTTCAGCTGCAACAGATTCAGGCCCACCCGCCAGAATAACCGCCTTTGGATTAAATGCTTTAATCGCCTCAGGCTCCATATCAAACGGATGGATTTCAGAGTAAACGCCAATCTCACGCACTCGCCTTGCAATTAGCTGAGTATATTGAGAGCCAAAATCCAAAATTAAGACACGTTCCGCATGAATATCTAAAGACATAACTAATCTCAAAAAATCATCAGGGTAAAAGAGCAGCGGGGCTGATAATCAGCCCCGCTTTGCTATCTAAAACCTACTTTAACCAACCCTGTAGTTGGGTGCTTCCTTAGTAATTGTCACGTCATGGACATGACTCTCAAGCATTCCCGCATTAGTGATACGAACAAATTGTGGCACTGTCCGCATGGTTTGAATATCTGGGCTGCCGGTGTACCCCATTGATGCTCTCAAACCACCAATCATTTGGTGAAGGATACTAGCCATAGGCCCTTTATAAGGTACTCGGCCTTCAATGCCTTCTGGTACCAGTTTTTCAACACCGGCCTGTGCATCTTGGAAGTAACGGTCACTAGAACCTGATGCCTGTGACATTGCTCCTAAAGAGCCCATACCGCGGTACGCTTTATAGCTTCGACCTTGGTAAAGCTCTACTTCACCTGGAGCTTCTTCAGTACCAGCAAGCATACTTCCCATCATTACACAGCTAGCACCTGCCACAATAGCTTTAGCAATATCACCAGAATAACGGACACCACCATCGGCAATCACAGGAATATTGTCATTTTTTAATGCTTCAACAACACTAGCTACAGCTGTTACCTGAGGTACTCCAATGCCCGTTACCACTCGGGTGGTACAAATAGAGCCTGGACCAATCCCCACTTTCACAGCATCAGCACCTGCGGCAGCAAGTGCCTTAGCCGCCTCAGCAGTAGCTATATTACCGCCAATGACTTGAATGTGAGGGAAGTGCTTTTTAACCCAAGCAACCCGATCAAGCACACCTTTAGAGTGGCCATGTGCAGTATCAACTACAACAACATCAACACCAGCCTCAACCAATGCAGCTACCCGCTCTTCAGTTTCAACCCCCGTGCCTACTGCTGCACCTACCCGCAGTTGACCTGCTGCATCTTTACAAGCATTTGGGAAATCTTGTGCTTTTTGAATATCTTTAACAGTCATCATCCCGGTCAGGTTGAATTTATCATCAACCACCAAGACTTTTTCAATGCGATGCTTGTGTAATAACTGTTGTACTTGGTTTGGATCAGCCCCTTCTTTTACTGTTACCAGTTTTTCTTTCGGGGTCATTATTTCCGAAACCAGTGTATTTAGCTCAGAAACAAAGCGAACGTCGCGACTGGTGACAATCCCTACCAAGTCACCGTTTTGCATAACGGGTACACCTGAGATTTTATTCTGGCGGGTAAGGTCCAATAGTTGTCTAACTGTTGCCCCAGCCTCAATCGTGATAGGATCTTTCACCACACCACTTTCGTGTTTTTTAACCGCACGAACATGGTAAGCCTGATCAGCAATGGTCATGTTTTTATGAATAATGCCAATACCGCCCTCTTGGGCCATGGCGATGGCAAGCTGGGATTCTGTTACTGTATCCATTGCTGCAGATACCAGAGGAATATTCAGCTGAATTCCCCGGGTTAGCTGGGTTTTTAAAGATACATCTTTAGGCAGTACTTCAGAGTAACCTGGAACTAATAAAACATCGTCAAATGTTAAGGCTTCTTGGGCAACGCGCAACATACTATGTCTACCGTATTGGCTTGCAAGGTGGGTAAATAAATCCCGCCAGTATAGCTTTTTTAGCCACTGCTAACAATATCGACTGTTTTTAAAATCGTCTAAGGCTGCTATGACCATACCAACAGCGGACCCCTATACTTCCCAAACGACTCCAGAGCGGCAAGTGCTTAGCGTTAGTCAGCTCAATCAACAGGTACGCCGACTGCTGGAAATTAGCTTAGGCCAGATTTGGGTAGAAGGTGAAATTTCCAATCTGGCGATTCCTTCCTCTGGGCATTGGTACTTCACTCTGAAAGATGCTAACGCTCAAGTCCGTTGCGCCATGTTCCGCAACCGCAACCAACGACTAGGCTTTATTCCTGAAGAAGGCAGCCAAGTTTTAGTACGAGCCAAAGTGAGTTTGTATGAAGGTCGTGGAGACTACCAGCTAATTGCAGAATACTTGGAAGAATCTGGTGATGGAGCCCTAAGACGAGCATTTGAGCAGTTAAAGCAAAAGTTGGCGCAACAGGGCTTTTTTGAGGAAGCACATAAGCGGCCTATTCCCGAACTGCCGAAACATATTGGGGTTGTCACCTCTCCTTCTGGTGCTGCCATTCATGATATTTTGTCAGTGTTGAAACGACGCTTTCCTGCTATTCCAATCACCTTGTTCCCTACTGCGGTTCAGGGTAAAGAAGCCGCACCACAAATCGTCGCTGCGATTACAGCGGCTGAACGCTACGGCCAGTGCGATGTGTTAATTGTAGGTAGAGGTGGTGGATCGCTGGAAGACCTATGGCCATTTAATGAAGAAATAGTTGCTCATGCGATTTATAACTGCTCAATCCCCATAGTCAGCGCAGTAGGGCATGAAGTAGATTTTACTATCGCTGATTTCACTGCTGACTTAAGAGCTCCCACTCCTTCAGCTGCCGCAGAAATGCTTAGCAGCGTTACCCAGCAAGAGTGGCTATCAATCATCTCAAACTACCAAACATTACTAACGGAAAAGTTAAAAAGCACCCTTGCTTTTCATCAGCACCAATTAACCAGTTTACAAAAAAGACTTCGACATCCCGGCCACCGCTTGCAAGAATTCAGTCAACGGTTTGATGATTTGGAAATTCGTTTAAAGCAGGCAATGGATAAAAAGTTAATTATTGCCAAAAATCGACTTCAAATTCAGCACAACACTATTCAGCAACTGTCACCTGCTAAACAACTATTGCAATATAAACAATATACTCAACTGCTAAATAACCGTCTATTCCATAGCACTCAGCAAGCATTAAAAAACAACCAGCTTAAAGTACAGCATGCAGCTAAGCAGTTACAGATGGTCAGCCCACTCGCCACTTTAAGCCGAGGCTACTCGATTACCTTAACTGAAGACAAAAATCTGGCTGTTCGCTCTTATAGTGAGGTAAAACCTGGTGATCAGGTGGTTACATTGTTGGCTGATGGAGAAATTAGCTGTCGTGTAGAAAAAACAACAAAGCATAGAGTTTTAAAGACTAATTAGAGGTGCCCTAAAGCAAAAAGCCCTGATGTTATTATTGATCAGGGCTTTTTCTTGCACGCAGTTGATCCTTGTGTATGGCTAGCTTTTTTTCTTACGCTTCTTCTTATGCTCTGCTTTTTTCACATGCTTCATCAGGCGTTTTTTCTTATTTACCTGACGATCTGATAATTTATTCTTTTTCCCTGCATAAGGGTTTTCCCCCCCTTTAAATTCAATGCGTATTGGGGTACCAACAATTTTTAATTCCCGGCGAAAGGTATTTTCCAGGTAGCGCTGGTAGCTAGCAGGCACGTCACCAGTCTGATTACCATGAATAACAATAATCGGTGGATTACTGCCACCCATATGAGCATAACGCAGCTTAATTCGGTTACCTCTTACCAGCGGTGGCTGATGCTCAGTAACGGCATCTTCCAATAAGCGAGTTAATTGATTTGTAGACCAACGACTGGTAGCAGCTTGATAGGCTTCTTCGACAGACTGGTATAAATTCCCTACCCCTGAGCCATGAAGTGCTGAAATGTAGTGAATACGGGCAAAATTAATAAAACCCAA
This genomic interval from Spartinivicinus ruber contains the following:
- a CDS encoding Na+/H+ antiporter NhaC family protein, translated to MDFSVPNAWSLLPPVVAIALAIITRRVLVSLGAGIFAGILLLNGGAVLASIEHLGKAVLSIFWDVGENGQAGSINHGKVDIMLFLLLLGVITSMVTLLGGAKAFGRWARQRVKTGQGAQLATFLLGIIVFIDDYFNSLAVGSTSRPLTDQHKVSRAKLAYIIDSTAAPVVVITPISSWGAYIIALIGSVLATHELSSQAPLTAFVEMIPMNLYAIFALLMVLAVIYLKLDIGSMKHHESMAANGQLYDQSKGKPAGTVSFNNEREGKVYQLVLPIIALIVATLFFVWFTGYQVLVADNIPVTLLGAFENCDPAGAMLYGGLVGTVVTLAIAVKERLTTSEMVKGVIKGCQSMLSAIIILIFAWVLTGLIKELATGLYLSSLVESWLSPQLLPVILFVVAGAMAFATGTSWGTFGIMLPIAGDMAAAIEISLMLPALAAVLAGSVFGDHCSPISDTTILSSTGAGCHHIDHVMTQLPYSLAVALVAGCGFIAMGVADSVIAGLLVSTVAFVIMLVALKWLAGRKATTDNLQAMPS
- the guaA gene encoding glutamine-hydrolyzing GMP synthase codes for the protein MSLDIHAERVLILDFGSQYTQLIARRVREIGVYSEIHPFDMEPEAIKAFNPKAVILAGGPESVAAENSPRAPEALFQLNIPVLGICYGMQTMAEQFGGKVSCSTKQEFGYAQVDLSAPGKLFDGIEDHVSSEGVLSLDVWMSHGDKVTQLPEGFTLVAKTDSCPIAAMENAEKNFYGVQFHPEVTHTKQGKRILERFVLDIAGCKPLWTASNIIDDLINRVREQVGNNKVLLGLSGGVDSSVVAALLHKAIGDQLTCVFVDNGLLRLQEGDQVMAMFAENMGVNVIRADAEDLFLNKLTGVNDPEQKRKIIGNTFIEVFDQEATKLKDVKFLAQGTIYPDVIESAGAKTGKAHVIKSHHNVGGLPEDMAFELVEPLRELFKDEVRKIGLELGLPYDMVYRHPFPGPGLGVRILGEVKKEYADILRQADAIFIEELHNADWYHKTSQAFAVFLPVKSVGVVGDGRRYEYVVALRAVETIDFMTARWAHLPYELLEKVSNRIINEISGISRVTYDVSSKPPATIEWE
- the guaB gene encoding IMP dehydrogenase — protein: MLRVAQEALTFDDVLLVPGYSEVLPKDVSLKTQLTRGIQLNIPLVSAAMDTVTESQLAIAMAQEGGIGIIHKNMTIADQAYHVRAVKKHESGVVKDPITIEAGATVRQLLDLTRQNKISGVPVMQNGDLVGIVTSRDVRFVSELNTLVSEIMTPKEKLVTVKEGADPNQVQQLLHKHRIEKVLVVDDKFNLTGMMTVKDIQKAQDFPNACKDAAGQLRVGAAVGTGVETEERVAALVEAGVDVVVVDTAHGHSKGVLDRVAWVKKHFPHIQVIGGNIATAEAAKALAAAGADAVKVGIGPGSICTTRVVTGIGVPQVTAVASVVEALKNDNIPVIADGGVRYSGDIAKAIVAGASCVMMGSMLAGTEEAPGEVELYQGRSYKAYRGMGSLGAMSQASGSSDRYFQDAQAGVEKLVPEGIEGRVPYKGPMASILHQMIGGLRASMGYTGSPDIQTMRTVPQFVRITNAGMLESHVHDVTITKEAPNYRVG
- a CDS encoding Dps family protein, with protein sequence MKQVQDVNIGISAEAREKVALSTSRLLADSYTLYLMTHNFHWNVTGPQFRDLHLMFEEQYTELATAVDEIAERIRTLGYPAPGTYKQFAQLSAIKEVDGVPSANEMVKLLAEANETVVRTSREILPAAQEADDESTVGLISDRMRLHEKNAWMLRSML